Part of the Zingiber officinale cultivar Zhangliang chromosome 6A, Zo_v1.1, whole genome shotgun sequence genome, TTATATaaaatttctttcctttatttaaatcttaaattttgagTAGAGTCACAtttaattgtttaaaattaacCCTCAGTCAAAAAAATATAATCATCCTAAAACACACAAAGTTCATAATTTTAAtctgaaataaaaaatttatttcgcCACCAGAGACATACTAATATTCTTGCAACGAGAGTCGTCCTCCGGCACAGTattgacaaagtagttatcatcTTTTAAAAATGTTCATTTTCCTCCCATGATTGAATTTTTCGACTCATCGGACTTTgcttataataataataagaaagtaaaaacagagatcaaatattgaaaaaaaaaatacaatgcaATGATGggggataaaaataaaaattgaataaaattaTGATAGAATATTGAAGAAATATTACCCGGTGCCTTTTTAAAATTGACAGAATTGACTACTATAAATTGATCTAAAGCTAAGCATTGAAAATGTTGCTGGCTTATCATGTCTCTTTCGACTGCAGAGACGAAAGGACGACATCAGACAGTTACTATCAATGCTCCGGCATTAGTGGAaacgtttttttttaaacaataaaataaaataatattatggaAAAAATTAGAAAGGAAGACGATTGTTCATTTTCAAAATAGAAacgtttttttaatatataaaatcatatACATGATTTCATTGTACATTATTcgtttatttttataatattatcCATTTTAATTGTATTCATAAACCATCATTATTACATACTATTGAAATCATAGTGTGTAGAATCGTGATTTTACGTAGAATCAATTTAGGGTCAGGATCGAATCGATCAGGATCGTAGAATagtacgatcctaccaaaaatccttaaaatcttataatacatgattaataattagaaaaaatatattaaaaactcatttacatataaataaataactaattttgtatatatatacaaTCATTTACACTTAAcatctcaaattatattattacatatataaatttaaattaacttgtaattcaactatcatttttgtataataataatataaaatttctattaatataataataataataacaaattaatatcaaaaatattttcttaatttataagataattcaatttaaatatGGTCAACAAAACACCTAAcgtatatatatgcaatcatttacactcaacatctcaaattatattactacatgtacaaatttaaattaacttgtaattcaactatcatttTTATATAgtaataatataaaatttctattaacataataataataacacattaaTGTCAAAAAGATGttcttaatttataaaataattcaatttaaaaacCAACAAAATACCTAACATATATAACATAAGCTAATCTTCTAAAGACTGATTGACGTCACACAATATTAGACAATAGGCATCCAAAAACTCATTATTTTGAAGAAAAgaaatgataaaatattattgataaaaaactaactcaaaaataattaaacatatgtttaaataatttaaaaatcctaataagatgaaaatagataataaaataaaataaaatcttctagacatccgaaaaaaatttaaatgatattttttgaatttgaaataagatGATTTAGGATAAcctttgaaatttattataaactcatgattcaatttaagtcaaaagtTATAATCTCTCAAAACTTCCACCGATCTtgttccgatcctaccgattATATTCCAATCCTGCTACGATCCTACTACAAAAAATGAATCTGCATAACCCTGGATCGATTTTGAAACCGGATCATACAATCCGAATCATGATTTTGCAAACTATGATTGAAACTATTGGACTAAAACTTCTGGATTTATGAAAGCCACCCCCACCTTCAAAATTAATCGGACCAAAAGGCTGATACttgaattaacaaaaaaaaaaaaataaggtctTGGCTGTTCATATTTTGGTGGAGCTATAGGTGCAAAAGTTTCATTACAGCAGCAACCAAAAAGGCgtttaatgcagaatcaaaatgcTAGACAACTACTCAACTTGAGAATGCATATTAAAATGACAACGATTCAAATATTCCTGCAAGACCTCTGAAACAAACCAGTTCTACAATGAAATTAACATAAAACTAGAGGCAATCTTGAACATTTTAAAGGTCGACAACACAAATCTTTTCACCGGGGGCAGTCTTTTCATCTCCAAATACAGCCCTCTCAAGCAGCCACAAAGGCCTTCTTGCCACCGCCACCAGTCGATCCAGCTGGAATGACTTTCAGCACATTGAACCTTACTGTCTTAGACAAGGGTCTGGGGATGAAATAGTCAAAATCAGAAATTATACACATCAAGCTTGACATTGAATGTTAAACGAACATGTATCCAGTTGGTAAAGATTTAAAACATGGTGATGAAACAATGCATCGTGAGACATGTATCCAATTGGTAAAGATTTACTAATTTGCAGTGCTATTATAATGGCCTACATCAGATGGGCTGGTAGTTTGAAGAGATGTGGATTGCCTACTGAATACAGACCAAGATCATATAATCCGCGAAAATTAATAACTAAGCTTGCCTTCAAGAGACAGAAAAAGTTCACCTGCACTGCCCAATGATAACATGGTCACCCTCCTTCACTCGGAAACAGGGAGAAATATGTGCTGGGATGTTTGAATGCCTCTTCTCATATCTTGTGAAAGAAGATTGCAAGTCACGTTTACATTATACCAGATAGAATTAATGGTGAAAAGAACCATATACCTTTGATATTTCTTCACATAGTGAAGATAATTTCTCCTGACAATAATGGTTCTGTTCATTTTTGCACTATGGCACGTACCAGCCAAAATGCGGCCTCTAATTGACACGGTTCCAGTGAATGGGCACTTCTTATCAATATAAGTCCCTGCAACAAAAGAAAACGGAATTGCTCCATATCAATACCAGAATGATTTATGTTTTGTATCAGCGTAAGTGTCATTGAGGAACAATAAACAAGAATTAATAACACCTATTTTCCATTTGATTAACTAAACCCTCTAGAAGAGTGAACTTAACCTAACTTTAGTATGATGAATAAAGGGAACTTATTTGCATAACATCTTAGAAACGACTGTTTGACTATGATTTTCTACAAGGAAGAACACTAGAGCACACATCTCTCAGCAGGTAAAAGTCTTAAACATATGCATAATTTAATAACCTATGCACCCTGCCGTTGAAACAAAAACAGcatcaaataaaaatataaattacataATACCCTCATTTACATTACATCCACATGAATGAGCATGTTCTTAAActaaaaatagaaacaacaaaaCTTCTGCATTTCTTCATCTAAAGTCCGGCTTACTAGAGCAATTTGATACTATTACAACCACATATAGAATGTAAAATATCAGGACAAATATTTAGTTCCAGAACCTTATAGAAACTAAGAATAGCTACATATTGATAATCCAAAACAGTTATTAGCATTTTGATGGCAAATAAGGAACCATCAGTTAAAACATATAATTTAATCACCATTGATTTGATCACATATAAACAGACTCAAGTAGCACTAGGAACATCCATTATTTGCATTCAGAAGAAACAATAATTATTAATACCTTCCATCAAGATGCATTTGCAAAAAATTAATATCCACTAAAAAAAGTTCAAGGGATcaaaaacaaaaaggaaagaaaaaacacTAGAACTAGTATAAATCAGCACTCTCACCTTCAATGGCTTCCCTCGGAGTCTTGAACCCAAGCCCAATGTTCTTCCAAAATCTGTTGCCACCCTTACCTGGTTTTTTCCCCTTTCCAGATTTCTTTGAGCTGTATTATAAACTATGTCAACAACCCACAAACGAAAGTAAATTCAACACTTTAGAAATTCACTTTCTCACCTAAGAAACACTTTCGGCTGCTTAAGAAAGGCCTTCTCAGTCTGTTCAAAAGTTATGTAAAGCAAAAGCAACAGTCAGCTTACTCTGTGTAATTCTTTAACTGTGTCTGATGTAATAATATTCCTTAAACAAAAGCCTTTAATTCCATGATCACATCGGCAAAACCCAAAATTCAGAAATTTGACAGTTATGAGCACTATATAAAGCCcttctacaacaaaaataatgtCCTGTGTGATCCTACGTAATTGAAAATATGATGCGAATGGAAACTCAATCTCTAAGATCCACAAGGTTAGGAATCTCACATAAAACAAATATCAAGGATTTGGGAACTTCAAAAATTTGGAGCTTGATACACTACACCATGAAATATCTTCGAATCGTCTTAGATACAGTTCGACGGTTTCCAAACAAAAGGATCGACGAAAGTAAACAGAAACAACCAAAAAGGGATAGCGATATAGCTTAAGTAAACCAGACGAGAGTGGCTCCGACCTGCTCCGCCATGATGCCCGGCGTACGAGGAGACCAAGTGCCGCAGAtacggaagaagaagaagaagtgcgtCGGCGGCTCCAAATGTAAACCCTAGCGAGTTTATATAGTGGTGTGGGCGGAAGGCGCAAGGATCTGCGGTTAGGATTGGGGAACATCAGACGGGTTGGGTATTTATTAAGACAAATAAATCCGACCCGAACTGTTTACATTGAAAaatcacttaaaaaaaatatgaaactcCAAATCTCcaattcgttttttttttttttttgaaaaaaaaaacaaatagattcCGACTACATTCTTTGGATATTTGAGAGAGACAatactttgtttatttttttaaaaaaaaaatcttggcaATATAATTAATACAATACTACAGAatcatttagaatttttttttttggatgatCCTACTCAGATAAAGAggacaaaaaaaaattcttctaaatcaGTAGGATATAAAAGTTTTCAATCGATCAACAGAGTTAATCCAAGAAACATAAATGAGTTTTGACGGATATGAAATGCCTATGTGAGAATCAAATCCTTATTGTATAAAAATTCATCTTATTTTTTTATCATTGCACCGTGTCCTAAGGAGTGAATTAAGATCTTCATACATAAATTCTTGGGCATATGCTGTCACGTGGCTATACATTTGATGTATGCATCATCACATATGGATTTTCTAAACTTTAATGGTGGGAAATATATACGACTCTATAATGGAGGGAAAGTTAGAGGTCAATTACGAAACACATTACTATGAACACTTCTAGATTTATTTGATAGACAACTACCGCGATCACTTCTGAATTTATTTGATAGGCAAATCAAGAGAAGGCTGCTCATTTTCAAGAATAATCCGGTCTGTAAAGGTATGGATatttgaattaataaaaaaaaaaatcttatcacTTTATAGCTAAGCTTTGGAGTTGTTAATTGGTGTAGTATGGTCAGGACTCAAGTGTCATTGGTGTCTTATTGAATTGAAAGTGTAGATGTGTATCTTTTTGTTTGTTGATTGGAGTATATAGAACATAAGTGAAATAAATTCATGTCATTTGTAGAAGAAAGATAAATTTCTGGTATGTTATCCAAAGCATATGAGATATTATGCTGCGTTGGAGTTCCATTACAAAAATTTTTCATCATTCCTTTTTTTTGAAACTGAAATTGTAACCAGTTTCAAAAAGGCTGAAACTCTCTTGCATTTCTCAGCTGTTCGATCCGTTTCTTATCATGCTCGAATTTGCTCTGCGACATCTTGATCTCTGCAAAAGAAATGGTGTGGATAAAGAGCAGGACGGATGAGCTGCAAAATTCGTTCAATTCTAACTGTAAATTCTAAAAAATCACTAAActatgaaaggaaaaaaaaacacaaagccAACATTCTCGCTACCAACTAAAGGAACTCAAACGATTTTAGCAATTTGAAAGgcaactttctctctcatcatactttctctctcctcaatctctcacatcacactctctttttatcttatcacactttctctctgctttttatctcatcacattttctctctcctcaatctctcccatcacactctctcccttttttctcaatacactttctctcttatcatactttttctcctcaatctctccatcACATTCGCTTTCTTaatttttctcatcatattttttctctccttaatctctcccatcacactttctctcctcatttttttttctcatt contains:
- the LOC121996248 gene encoding 40S ribosomal protein S11-like; its protein translation is MAEQTEKAFLKQPKVFLSSKKSGKGKKPGKGGNRFWKNIGLGFKTPREAIEGTYIDKKCPFTGTVSIRGRILAGTCHSAKMNRTIIVRRNYLHYVKKYQRYEKRHSNIPAHISPCFRVKEGDHVIIGQCRPLSKTVRFNVLKVIPAGSTGGGGKKAFVAA